Proteins encoded together in one Vitis vinifera cultivar Pinot Noir 40024 chromosome 4, ASM3070453v1 window:
- the LOC100251384 gene encoding receptor-like protein CLAVATA2, with the protein MGIQGNASSLKPYKNPNPHHSLPLPLSLLLLILLIYPNPPLSASVELNPDHQASLLLFKSWLQDPNQALSTWVGFNCTSWAGLTCHNQTGWLISLNLTAINLSGPLHPMLCMITTLETLVLSRNNFNGTIPQCFGNIWGLKTLDLGFNRFSGDIPGTFVKLRHLRELLLNGNQGLGGFLPSWIGNFSKKLEKLDLSSNMFRGKIPKSLFYLESLEYLDLGNNYLLGNVGEFHQPLVYLNLGSNELSGTLPCFSASVESLSVLNLANNSIVGGIPTCIASLRSLSRLNLSSNGLKYEISPRLVFSEKLLVLDLSFNDLSGPLPSKIAETTDKSGLVLLDLSHNQVSGEIPSRITELKSLQALFLSHNLLTGEIPARIGNLTYLQVIDLSHNSLSGSIPSNIVGCFQLLALILNDNNLYGEIQPELDALDSLKILDISNNKISGEIPLTLAGCKSLEVVDFSCNNLSGALNDAITKWQNLRFLSLARNKFNGALPNWLFTFQMMQAMDLSGNRFSGFIPDGNFNISLNFNYNDIGPRTPEEPLITIQDPEIKAFATVAGSNELSFNYDLFSTVGIDLSGNLLHGEIPAGLFGLQGLEYLNLSYNFLDGQIPGLEKMQRLRILDLSHNSLSGQIPENISSLRNLTLLNLSYNCFSGIVPKEQGYWRFPGAFAGNPGLCVESSGGKCEMASIPTVPAKAFKEEMEDGPISVWVFGVSAIVSFYSGVVSMFCSARARNYIMQTKV; encoded by the coding sequence ATGGGAATTCAAGGGAATGCTTCTTCCCTCAAACCCTACAAAAACCCTAACCCACATCACTCATTGCCATTGCCACTGTCACTGCTTTTGTTGATACTACTGATCTACCCAAACCCACCTCTTTCTGCTTCTGTTGAACTCAACCCCGATCACCAAGCCTCTCTACTCCTCTTCAAATCATGGCTGCAAGACCCTAACCAAGCATTGTCAACATGGGTTGGGTTCAACTGCACCAGTTGGGCTGGACTCACCTGCCATAATCAAACTGGCTGGCTCATTTCCCTCAACCTAACAGCCATAAACTTGTCAGGACCCCTTCACCCCATGTTGTGCATGATCACCACTCTTGAAACCCTAGTTTTGTCACGTAACAATTTCAATGGTACAATTCCTCAGTGTTTTGGAAATATCTGGGGTTTGAAAACCCTAGACCTTGGTTTTAATAGGTTTTCTGGTGATATACCTGGTACATTTGTGAAACTCAGGCACTTGAGAGAGCTTTTGTTGAATGGAAACCAAGGTTTGGGGGGTTTTTTGCCTAGTTGGATTGGTAATTTCTCGAAAAAGCTTGAGAAACTTGACTTGAGTTCCAACATGTTTAGAggaaaaattccaaaaagtTTGTTTTACTTGGAATCACTTGAATATTTGGATCTTGGAAACAATTATTTGTTGGGAAATGTTGGTGAGTTTCATCAACCTTTGGTTTATCTAAATCTTGGTTCTAATGAGCTTTCTGGTACTCTGCCTTGTTTTTCGGCATCTGTTGAATCTCTCAGTGTTCTCAATTTGGCAAATAACTCAATCGTGGGAGGAATACCGACATGTATTGCTTCGCTTAGATCATTATCACGGCTGAATCTATCCTCTAATGGGTTAAAATATGAGATATCTCCAAGGCTTGTGTTTTCAGAGAAGCTTCTTGTGCTAGACTTGAGTTTCAATGACTTATCAGGTCCTCTACCGAGTAAAATTGCAGAGACAACAGACAAATCAGGGCTTGTTCTTCTTGACCTTTCACACAATCAAGTCTCTGGTGAAATTCCATCAAGGATTACGGAACTGAAAAGTCTGCAGGCACTGTTTCTTTCTCATAATCTTCTCACCGGTGAAATCCCTGCCAGGATTGGTAATTTGACCTATCTGCAAGTAATTGATCTTTCCCACAACTCGCTTTCAGGTTCCATCCCTTCAAACATTGTTGGGTGTTTTCAGCTCCTTGCTTTGATATTGAATGACAACAATCTTTATGGTGAGATTCAACCAGAGCTTGATGCATTGGATAGTTTGAAAATATTGGATATCAGTAACAACAAGATTTCTGGGGAGATTCCTCTGACGTTGGCTGGTTGTAAATCACTGGAGGTTGTAGACTTCAGCTGCAACAATCTCTCTGGAGCTTTAAATGATGCAATAACCAAATGGCAAAATCTCAGGTTCCTGTCTTTGGCTCGAAATAAATTCAACGGAGCTCTTCCCAATTGGTTGTTTACATTCCAAATGATGCAAGCAATGGATCTTTCAGGCAACAGGTTCTCTGGCTTCATACCGGATGGTAACTTCAACATTAGCTTGAATTTCAACTACAATGACATTGGTCCAAGAACCCCTGAGGAGCCACTGATTACAATCCAAGATCCTGAGATCAAAGCTTTTGCAACTGTTGCTGGTAGTAATGAACTAAGCTTCAACTATGATCTATTTTCAACAGTGGGAATTGATTTATCTGGAAATTTGCTACATGGTGAGATACCTGCAGGTCTCTTTGGACTGCAGGGTTTGGAATACCTGAATTTATCATATAATTTTCTTGATGGTCAGATTCCTGGTTTAGAAAAGATGCAGAGATTAAGGATATTGGATTTGTCGCATAATTCTTTGTCGGGTCAGATTCCAGAAAACATTTCCAGCCTTCGAAATCTGACGCTCTTGAATCTTTCATACAACTGCTTTTCTGGTATTGTTCCAAAGGAGCAGGGCTATTGGAGGTTTCCAGGAGCATTTGCAGGGAATCCAGGATTGTGCGTGGAGTCCTCAGGTGGAAAATGTGAGATGGCAAGTATCCCAACAGTGCCTGCAAAGGCGTTTAAAGAAGAAATGGAGGATGGACCGATTTCAGTTTGGGTGTTTGGTGTAAGTGCCATTGTTAGTTTCTATTCTGGTGTTGTTTCTATGTTTTGTTCGGCTCGAGCTAGAAATTACATTATGCAGACAAAAGTTTAA